In a single window of the Aminomonas paucivorans DSM 12260 genome:
- a CDS encoding FAD binding domain-containing protein, with translation MERPRTLAEAVRLLAEDGRAPMAKAGGTDLLVWMKKHAVRPGLVVDLSAIPELRGIAFDPREGLSVGACATLNELAEHPQAGLFPALLDAALSHSDHVIRNKATLVGNLCASVPSGDLIPPSCAHEGVLHLAGPGGSRQVPMRDFITGPRRNVLARGEIVTRATFPVPSGPCAGCYIKLGRRNALDLAQVGVACLVVDAPGGLEFRLAYGAVAPVPVRAAKAEALLRGVRNPDEALLDRVAQEAAGAVNPITDVRASREYRLSMVAELTKKAVRACLERL, from the coding sequence ATGGAACGACCCCGGACCCTGGCGGAAGCGGTGCGGCTTCTGGCGGAGGACGGGCGGGCCCCCATGGCCAAGGCGGGGGGCACGGACCTGCTGGTGTGGATGAAGAAACACGCGGTGCGGCCGGGGCTGGTGGTGGACCTTTCCGCCATCCCGGAGCTGCGGGGGATCGCCTTCGACCCCCGGGAGGGGCTCTCCGTGGGGGCCTGCGCCACCCTGAACGAGCTGGCGGAGCACCCCCAGGCGGGGCTCTTCCCCGCCCTGCTGGACGCCGCTCTCTCCCACTCGGACCACGTGATCCGCAACAAGGCCACCCTGGTGGGGAACCTCTGCGCCTCCGTGCCCTCGGGGGACCTGATCCCCCCCTCCTGTGCCCACGAGGGGGTACTGCACCTGGCGGGCCCGGGAGGGTCCCGGCAGGTGCCCATGCGGGACTTCATCACCGGACCTCGGCGCAACGTCCTGGCCCGGGGGGAGATCGTCACCCGGGCGACCTTTCCCGTGCCCTCTGGCCCCTGCGCGGGATGCTACATCAAGCTGGGGCGGCGCAACGCCCTGGACCTGGCCCAGGTGGGGGTGGCCTGTCTGGTCGTGGACGCCCCCGGGGGGCTTGAGTTCCGCCTGGCCTACGGCGCCGTGGCTCCCGTCCCGGTGCGGGCCGCCAAGGCGGAGGCCCTCCTGCGGGGGGTGCGCAACCCCGACGAGGCCCTGCTGGATCGGGTCGCCCAGGAGGCGGCGGGGGCGGTGAACCCCATCACGGACGTGCGGGCCAGCCGGGAGTATCGGCTCTCCATGGTGGCAGAACTCACCAAGAAGGCGGTCCGCGCCTGCCTGGAAAGGCTGTAG
- a CDS encoding YlbE family protein, with amino-acid sequence MVDIEQANREALSRLLSAQPVLTDMGLAKDVIPGMGEKTLLHAGPPITWERMSGPMRGAVMAACLYEGWAADPEEAQRVAASGQISFDPCHHHHAVGPMAGVTSPNMPVFVIENRDRGNKAYCSMNEGLGKVMRMGAFAPEVIEHLKWMLHVLYPNLHAGIRKAAEVQGGIDLKNLIAQALHMGDEMHNRNKAGTSLFLRALTPFLIEAVPNCRDLAEVLRFIDKNDHFFLNLAMAAAKASTEAAHDVEGSSLVTIMARNGTDMGIQVSGLGRRWFTCQAALPDVLLFPGFTKDDVNRDIGDSAIMETLGVGGFALAAAPAIVQFIGGTPADAAKYTLEMYEITLGENTMYSIPSLNFRGTPTGIDVLKVAETGITPVLDTGAANKEPGKGQVGAGIVRMPAEAFTKAAEAFVEKYLED; translated from the coding sequence CATGGGGCTGGCGAAGGACGTGATCCCCGGCATGGGGGAGAAGACCCTGCTCCACGCGGGGCCCCCCATCACCTGGGAGCGCATGTCCGGCCCCATGAGGGGGGCGGTGATGGCGGCGTGCCTCTACGAGGGGTGGGCCGCGGATCCCGAGGAGGCCCAGAGGGTGGCGGCGAGCGGGCAGATCTCCTTCGACCCCTGCCACCACCACCACGCCGTGGGGCCCATGGCGGGGGTCACCAGCCCCAACATGCCCGTGTTCGTCATCGAGAACCGGGATCGGGGCAACAAGGCCTACTGCAGCATGAACGAGGGGCTGGGGAAGGTCATGCGCATGGGGGCTTTCGCCCCGGAGGTGATCGAACACCTCAAGTGGATGCTCCACGTCCTCTACCCCAACCTCCACGCGGGGATCCGCAAGGCTGCGGAGGTGCAGGGGGGCATCGACCTGAAGAACCTCATCGCCCAGGCCCTGCACATGGGAGACGAGATGCACAACCGGAACAAGGCTGGCACCAGCCTGTTCCTCCGGGCCCTCACCCCCTTCCTGATCGAGGCGGTGCCCAACTGCCGGGATCTGGCGGAGGTCTTGCGCTTCATCGACAAGAACGACCACTTCTTCCTCAACCTGGCCATGGCCGCCGCCAAGGCCAGCACCGAGGCGGCCCACGACGTGGAGGGTTCCTCCCTGGTCACCATCATGGCCCGCAACGGCACGGACATGGGCATCCAGGTCTCCGGCCTGGGGCGTCGGTGGTTCACCTGTCAGGCCGCCCTGCCGGACGTGCTCCTCTTCCCTGGCTTCACCAAGGACGACGTGAACCGGGACATCGGGGACAGCGCCATCATGGAGACCCTGGGGGTGGGCGGGTTCGCCCTGGCCGCCGCTCCCGCCATCGTGCAGTTCATCGGCGGCACCCCCGCAGACGCGGCGAAGTACACCCTGGAGATGTACGAGATCACCCTGGGGGAGAACACCATGTACTCCATCCCCTCCCTGAACTTCCGGGGGACCCCCACGGGGATCGACGTGCTCAAGGTGGCGGAGACGGGCATCACCCCGGTGCTGGACACGGGGGCGGCCAACAAGGAGCCCGGCAAGGGGCAGGTGGGGGCGGGGATCGTCCGCATGCCCGCCGAGGCCTTCACCAAGGCTGCCGAGGCCTTCGTGGAGAAGTACCTGGAGGACTAA
- a CDS encoding (2Fe-2S)-binding protein, translating into MSKRSVSFTLNGKPVTLEVEPRTTLLRALREHGVTSVKRGCEEGECGTCTVLLDDVLQKSCMVLALEAEGRSVVTTEGLLGPKGELHPVQQAFIDEGAIQCGFCTPGMILSVVDLLRRHPEPTDEQIRVGLSGNLCRCTGYTGIFRAVRKAAALMKEQG; encoded by the coding sequence ATGTCGAAACGATCCGTTTCGTTCACCCTCAACGGCAAGCCCGTGACCCTGGAGGTGGAGCCTCGCACCACCTTGCTGCGGGCCCTGCGGGAGCACGGCGTCACCAGCGTCAAGCGGGGCTGCGAAGAGGGGGAGTGCGGCACCTGCACGGTGCTGCTGGACGACGTCCTCCAGAAATCCTGCATGGTCCTGGCCCTGGAGGCGGAGGGGCGCTCCGTGGTCACCACGGAGGGGCTCCTGGGCCCCAAGGGGGAGCTGCATCCGGTGCAGCAGGCCTTCATCGACGAGGGGGCCATCCAGTGCGGCTTCTGCACCCCCGGCATGATCCTGTCGGTGGTGGACCTGCTGCGTCGCCACCCGGAACCCACGGACGAACAGATTCGCGTGGGGCTCTCGGGGAACCTCTGCCGGTGCACCGGGTACACGGGCATCTTCCGGGCGGTGCGCAAGGCGGCGGCGCTGATGAAGGAACAGGGATAA
- a CDS encoding cyclase family protein, with translation MSNNWELKNWNDLKVYDLSIPISHLTPAWPTYEPLQIKFFKRLAPNGANGQLLTHSNHVGTHLDGPLHFCTHGGDIASLELKNYLVGPGVVVDLSDMAEDYGIYGSKDIEDRAEVHDGDILIINTGYHKYGWDQPEADEIRYMIKHPGPTLEFAHWCEKRKIKWLGVDCGSADHPMNTKIREWMPQYAKLADAHLKGKYGKGLDDFFPPEDYQLMHIELFPHNIIHAECLGGDIDLLSGKRVTIGCFPWKFVGGESCISRIVAFAEE, from the coding sequence ATGAGCAACAACTGGGAACTGAAGAACTGGAACGACCTGAAGGTGTACGACCTGTCCATCCCCATCAGCCACCTGACCCCTGCATGGCCCACCTATGAGCCCCTGCAGATCAAGTTCTTCAAGCGCCTGGCTCCCAACGGCGCCAACGGCCAGCTGCTCACCCACTCCAACCACGTGGGCACCCACCTGGACGGTCCCCTGCACTTCTGCACCCACGGGGGAGACATCGCCAGCCTGGAGCTGAAGAACTACCTGGTGGGCCCCGGCGTGGTGGTGGACCTCTCCGACATGGCGGAGGACTACGGCATCTACGGCAGCAAGGACATCGAGGACCGGGCGGAGGTGCACGACGGGGACATCCTGATCATCAACACGGGCTACCACAAGTACGGATGGGACCAGCCCGAGGCGGACGAGATCCGCTACATGATCAAGCACCCCGGTCCCACCCTGGAGTTCGCCCACTGGTGCGAGAAGCGCAAGATCAAGTGGCTCGGGGTGGACTGCGGTTCCGCGGACCATCCCATGAACACGAAGATCCGGGAGTGGATGCCCCAGTACGCCAAGCTGGCGGACGCCCACCTGAAGGGCAAGTACGGCAAGGGGCTGGACGACTTCTTCCCTCCCGAGGACTACCAGCTCATGCACATCGAGCTGTTCCCCCACAACATCATCCACGCGGAGTGCCTGGGCGGGGACATCGACCTCCTGTCGGGCAAGCGGGTCACCATCGGCTGTTTCCCCTGGAAGTTCGTGGGCGGGGAGTCCTGCATCAGCCGCATCGTGGCCTTCGCGGAGGAATAG